The Candidatus Binatia bacterium DNA segment GGTGACACCAGGTGCCCGAGGGTCAGGCTGATGGCCACCATGCTTCCCGCCAACAGGCGAACAGCGCGTTCAGTTTTCATGCGTTACCCCTTTTTGTCTTCACAAGGTGTGAGCCTCGGCGGAGCAAAAGGATTCATCCACGTTACAGCAGATCGTCGAAGGGTCAAGGCCAATCCCCTGCCCGTGTCGACCTCCTCAGCGCTCTGTGTGCTCCTGCGGAGGGCCTTCGTGTTCGTCCGGGCGCGCCGACCGGCGCGCGTTGGGCACCGCTCAAGTGGGGACTCCGAGTCGCGGCAGGAGCCACACCTGAAGTAAGTACCAGCCACCCAATACGAGCAACGGCCCGAGCCAGCTTTCCATGACGTATGCCTCTCCTGACCACTTAGAGCCGCGCCGGCGGCAAAGGGTTCACGAATTGGCAGCGAGGAATGCGCGAAGCCTCTCCCGGACGGATTGCTGAATTGGTTCCGGTACTTGCGGCGATGGGGTGGTGCGGCAAAGCCGCAGGGTGCGCCGCAGCGACTCGCACGTTTCCCGACAACCGGCGCAGCGCTCGATGTGCCGCTCCATCTCGGCACACAGGTCGGAGCTGATCTCGCCCTCGAGGTGTCGGGAGAAGAGCAGCAGCACGTCGGGGCATTTTTGCGAGGGGCGCCGGTCCGGCTTCTCCAGGCCTATACCCAGCAACGGCGCGAGCGATTCGCGCACCGCCAGGCGCGCGCGGTG contains these protein-coding regions:
- a CDS encoding zf-HC2 domain-containing protein → MRESLAPLLGIGLEKPDRRPSQKCPDVLLLFSRHLEGEISSDLCAEMERHIERCAGCRETCESLRRTLRLCRTTPSPQVPEPIQQSVRERLRAFLAANS